The Cicer arietinum cultivar CDC Frontier isolate Library 1 chromosome 1, Cicar.CDCFrontier_v2.0, whole genome shotgun sequence genome contains the following window.
TAATGAAATAGTGTAGTGGCCATTTTCTGGTATATCGTGCCTATGGCCTAAGATGCACTACGAAATGAACACAAGGGacaaatgttaaaattaatgacattaGAGTAATAGAAACAAGGAACAATTGTTTCAGAGTTTATAGCAGTTTACCATATACAAGAGGCTCAAAACTGCGTGATCGAACCAAACTACTAACTCTCTTAAGAGAGTCCAAATTAAATGCTTTCTTTAAACCAGAAGCAAAATAGAGTCCCCTAATTGGCTCCATGTAGTTTCAATAGGAAAGAATACTCACAAGATTCTGTAAGCGATTGTGTGGTTCTCCGTACGTTCGATTTAGAGCATCGGTAATAGCAGTTACAAAACATGAAGTTGAAAACCCATTAGTTTCCCGGTCACGTGTGCCATTTAACATAAGTacctataattttttcaatccAATTAGTGAAAAACAGAAGATTGAGCTAAAAAGTATAAGGTCTATCATATTTCCAATAAATAACGAAACAAAAATGTGAATAGTAAGTTGACGTGGAATACCTTGAGGCAGGACCGTGAAGAAATAATTTCTCCAATCCCCAGTAATACCTAGAATAACTTATAAGTCAGTAACCATCAAATGGAGAGAAAAAGTGCCATAAAGAATGAAAGCTAGACATCGTTCCAAAGAATTTTCATATTAATCTAGTAAATACAGTCATAATATTCAAGGAAAAGAATAATCTCAGGTATTTAAACCCCAACTGATCAACATTGCCATTTTGTAAAGGCATTTGCAGCCATATGTGGTCATAAAAATCATCAAAGCTAGCTAAGTGTGAGAGTCTTACCAATGAGGGGCAGATTGAAGTAAAAAGGGAGCCCATGCCATACACAATGcaatctacattatttagttgTTCTAATACAGCCACATTAGCCGAGGGAAAGACCTATTCAAAGAACGGAAAATGAAGGTTCAGTTATTAATTGCACGTGATTAGGAACACAATTGCCAAATTTAAATTCCATCcggtaaaataaataagtttaaaagtAGTGCAGTATGTTGgtattaatattttcataatagAATAAAGTAAAATAGCACCAACCAACACGGACTTCAAAATACATGTTGTGTATTATGCTTATATACTTTATCACATGCTTAAGCTGCGTACAACTTATTACACATAGACTTTTAAAGAATTACAAAATAGGTGCAATTTAACTACATAATAATTACTTCAGAAGAAAAGATTGatcagaaaaaagaaagaaagaaagaaagaaagaaagaagctCAGAAGCAGAGCTTAAGATATCCTCCAAAATATAACACTGAAAGAAGGTTTTTGTTTTGTAGTCTTTTTttctatactttttttttgtcaGAGTATGACTAAGCCTCCATCCTGTATGGcttcttttttattgttaaataaattaatagttcatcttccatcaagaaaataaatttttatccaattttatgtaaaatactTTGTAGAAATAAGCGAAATGCATGTCTATGCAAATCATTAGAAATCTTTCCCTCCCTCCTTTGTTTTTCCACAAAATTTACATTTACAATAAAATAACCCATTTATCTCTTCTGCCTATTGTTGACCACAATAAATGACACAATGTGAGAGTCCGACATATCACATGACAAAAGTCctttaacaaaatatgaaacaaGTAGGTCCAACAGGACAAGCATTTACCTCATGGAGCAAATTTTTTCCCTCGCTTGACATGTAGAACACCCGTTTTATTTTTGAAGGAAGGGCTGGAGCCGAAAAGCTTTCCTAACcgtgaaattataaaattttaataaaagagaAATACAATGTATAAGAGCTAGGAACCAGCAGCGTATGCATAATGTAAAATCTCAATCAAGTGAATGAACAAATTATTGACTATGTCTTTCAGTAGATGGACACACCACTCACTATTACGGTTGAGTGTGAatgaaaaaactatttatatttttcaatttaataccCATCGTTATATGGGAAATCCCctaccaaaatttataaaagagaaGGTGAAATCAATGGAATAAACTAATTTCCAAATTCTATCTTTTCTATATTAAACTTTTCTCTAACACAATTACAATTAACACCTAATGATCAATATTGTCAAATGCCAGTCCAGCTTTCATACGACATCAGCATACAATGGCAATCATTTCTAACTTAAGATTACCACCACTCTGACTGTCGGATTCCCTTGAAGAATGATTGctcattttcttcaaataagAATCTAAAAAATATCTACAAGCTTTATCTCAGGCAAATTCTTTCCAGATCAGTAGAAATTTAAACACATTAAAGTAATGGTAGGCATAATGATGCGGCAAATATATCGACCTACCTTCTTAATAGGTTCCATTGTTCCACTGGTTGGATGAGAAATTTCATTTTGTCCCCGTATAATAGTTCCATCCTATACAGACGTTGAAGGGAAATGTACGATAATGCAACAGCTATTATAATAAAAGGTCAATCATTTTTGTGAATTTTTATATCAGGTGTTTTGAACAGTATAAACACAAACTTTCCCTAagagtattaattaatttttatgaaaccATAGATAGTTTCACAGTTAAATAGATGTATCATACCCATAATTCACACCCTAATGTAAGTCTGTCATTAGTTGAAATCACCGGGAGAACAAGGCTTTCAGGGGGAATATCAGAAACtcttgaaaacaaaaatattgctGCGTCCAAGGACTGAAAAAATATACGGGCTCCTGCAAAAAAGAAATTCCCAATGCTGCATGTTTTATAAAAGTTAGCTATGTCAATAGAATGTTGCACGCTGAAAAGTCAGTTagtagaaaatattattatgtgtTTAATTTCGACATAGAACCAAGTTGGCAATACCAGCGTATCACCAAAGTAAAACAGAAGTTGCATTCCCATTGGATtacaatttgaaatttaaataaagtaaatatatatatatatatatatataacatccGCAATCTCATGACCAGCAATCATTATATTCATGGAAGCCTTTTCCTACTAGGTGAGATCGGCTACATGTATTAGAATGCCTgttctttttactttttaattttcaagACAAGATATAGAAATACCAACATGTTAAATAAAATGTTTCGCTGACCTCTTAATTagaacaaaactcataaaaccaAAAACATGTAAGTCATTGAAATGACATACTGGAATTACAAGAAACCAATCATGAAGCAGACAATGAAAAAATACAACACAATCAGGGGATAGAGAGATGTGTTCTATTTCATATGAGTTTTATTCAATAAGTTCAGATTACAGTAAACCTAAAATTATTCTGATCCGAACACTAATATTTGATGACTCTTCCCATGGgctataattattaattataaataaaaatgtcgAACTCACAACTCAACCCATTGGCAACTGCCACGTGCCAAAATATAGAAATCTTGACTAATGAAAGGTGATAGGAAAAGACAATTGTTAAGCTCAACCCATTAGCCATTATTCCTGATCAGTGATCAGTGATATGCTTCTGCAATGACACCACTGTTGTCTTTACGGCACGAAGAATAAAAGCAAGCTTTTGGGGGAGGGGGGACTATGGCACAGAAAAGAAAATAAGGACCTGCCATTGCTGAAACAAAATGATCCTTCAGACCGGCAGAGAATCtgtataaagataaaaaaaaattccaaagttAATGCCAAATTATCTTAAAAGCCTAAAAATTTGAAGGGGCTTgatcataaaaattatgatttattttgcAAATTATTATGCTTTGAGAACTGAGAACCAATTACTAATGCCCAAAAGATCAAGGAAAAAACGATAGCTATAATATGATGTAAAATACTAGACTAGACTTTAAGAGCAATACCCCCATGACCCATCTCAAAagcaaattattaaaatatacaatataattaaataaaggaaGTAGACTCTATAACAGtgatataacatttttttttgcaataaaACAGATCATTAAGAGTCAGTCAAGAAATTATCAGCATTCAGAAACAGACTCAGTTTGGTTTGTAGAAGTCACCTGATTTTGGAAATAAACCAGAAAAGCTCGAATAGTCTCCCTGTAGGGTTTTGACACACCTTTCCACAAATCGTGATCACCTTCCACAATAGAATACCTAAACATGATCAAAAAAGAatgtaacattttaaaaaatattttgttttggtgTACCAAGCCTAGTATCCCATTAATAAAGGTCAAATAGtataaaagaatatattatagttttaaaaaagttgtaGACTCCTCAACTCAATTATACAACAAGGCATCACCCCTAGGCGCCCGAAGTCAGTAATGTGTGTTAGTACTAACCCGATATGTCTAAAACAACAACCTTTCAAAGCAAGTAATGTATTACCTGCACTTCATATTAAAGGCGTATCTAGTGCATATTAAAGGCGTATCTGGTGTCCACCGGACATATACTCTTAAattcaatcacttttattttcataaattattatttgtatttacaTGTCAGTGCCATGTCAGGTATCCATGTTTATGTGACCATGCTTCATAATCCATAATTGAAAGAGAATTGAGGATATGGTACCATTCTGATTTAGCTTGGAAAGGGTCAAGTGGTAGACGATGACCAAGCAGATTTCGAACAGCAAGAGCCTCGGCGGTACTTTGATCAGACAACCTGAGACACCTAGAACGTATGTCTCCAACCGCAGGACCACCTATTATAATGCACGCAACAAATTTtgattcaaaaaacaaaatcaaaatcccCAATTGTGAAATGTAGAACtacaaatacaattaattaattaattaattaataacgaGGAATGTATATATACCGAGGACGCGAACGATTTCGGCGGTGCTTCCACCGTCGTCGGAAACGGGAAGAACGTGAGCGACACGGGTGGTGAAGTTTTTAAGGTCTTCGACGACGCCGTTGAAGGCAGTTCCACCAGAAAAGACGAGCAAAGAAGGATGAGGATTAGGAGgattgttagggtttgagtaacAGAGAGGATGGTGGTGATTGGGAGAAGATGGAATTGGAAAGGAAGCCATTGAAGAAGAAATGAAGATTTTGTTGGAGGTTGGGAATGTGAAAGTGGGGCCCAACAAAAATGTGTCCACCATATTCGGGAATTTAATTATCTAATCTAATCTTCGGTTCTTTGATGACTTGACTGATTGTGTCCACTTTCAAGGGTTGGACTCCAACACAACGGATCCTATCCGTTGCTCagttaatagttttttttacatGAGTTCATAGTTTTAAttctcattatttttaaatattttaatacgataatatgtatttttaaaacatttattagcatttatctcattttaatCGGAAAATTTAACTACTATCAAGTATTACTTATGTTTCTTAAGCTCCATTTGATAGTTTGGAGCAGAGACGAAGTTATAGGAGATTAGGTTTATAACAAAATATGTTTTAGAAGAGATTCGCTtagattttaactaatttactTAACCAATTTTTTCCTAGTTTTTTCAACTCTCGCGCTATGATTCACGAAGTaggtatttgataaaataataaataaatgtcctaatgatttaaagttttaaacaatttttttccatcataaaatatgatttttcaaaaaactcatttattgattgaataaataattaaaaatgattacaaacaatatattatataagaTGATTAATCTCAATATCCCTTAATAAACTCTAAAAAATGTTATCAATAAATTAGTCATACTTATCTAATAGTTATGTATTTTATGAGATGTTTCcatagttaaatatattttgacttttgtttatatttatgatgGAGATACTATATTTCAtcttatttataagaaaaaaaatattaaaattaatatattcatttattattttaaatttttgattatttttacatatatatttttattgtaaactattaaacattaaatatccactaataatattatttgaaattgcATTTACCTTCCTTGAGGTCATCACACTAAAATTCCACTAATTTCAAAAAAACACTCATATCTCTTTTACTtactaaaaaaactaaatcaaatatttttttgttgcatttatatttattcatgtCATTTACTATATCACACAATTATagtatttgttttaatttataaatgtacGACTATtgataattgtaattttgaaatatatggtTATATTTTTAGTAGCATAATCGGAGTGTGTATTCTAGTGTCTTTTTGATAAATGACATATAAAGTTGAAAGAGTGATAGAAAACAAATgttattcacaatttttttagtgAGTATAAGAGAGGTGgtcattttttcaaaattagagGAAGTGTTAGTATTATTTAATGTGATTTTAAAGAAGGTGAATGCAATTTCCtcataatattaaaaagatcaGCATCTTAAATAAactataaaagtaatttaaataataaatgcattttaaaaatcgtcattttttcttatataaagaattaaaaaattctctaaaaaatttcttatatataaaattaaagggAGTATCAATTATCAAAAGTGCAAAATGTTGTGTCACTTTATATTTTGACCAATTGTATATCTTTTCAATTGGTCTTCTTTGATGAATATTGTgatgatatatatttaaatgatttagaAAACTTtgttgaaattcaagcttcagAAATGATCTTTATACCAAATGTTCTAAGGTTTTAGATTATATGTGAATCAAAATTTCTTAGTGATCTTGAAGCATTTTGATAATTGCTGCTAACGCTGTCCAAATTCTCCCGACAAATTTTAATTCCGAGGATACAAGTAAAAAATTGCTTATACAAAATTCACCAACATAGCAGCATAATTGACttatatttatcaaaacaaaCAGGTTAtcccatatttttttattggtaGGAAATGGTAATCTCAAATCCACAGTCTTGTGTTTCTTAAAACATATTAGTAAATTTGCAAAATgcttgtgatttttttatttatcagaaTAGGTGATGTGTTGAAACCAAATTTACTAATATAAGTTTGAATTTCTAAATATTCAACTATTTTTTGTCATtgcaatttttttcattgtagCAAGAAATGTCAAGGTGACATTTCCATGTTCTATTGTTTTTCATGTTTACATAGTACTTTAAAGAACCTTCATTGAAATTCTAAAAtgctaaaaatataattgaacttTAGTCAACTTCAAAGACTTCAATATGGCAAACTCTTGGAACTTGTGCTAATAACCAATGACTTAAATTTAGAGCACTCCCCATTTGCATTTGCCCTTTGAGTAATTATTTCCAAATTCTTATGCAAACTTTGTTTCACCAAACTCTTCATCAATTTCTTCCCTTCTTTTGTATCTCTTTGATTCAAAGGTGACCCCATAGCAAATCTTGGTGATTGTGGACCAGAATGTGGTCCCATCTTTACTTGTCTTTCATCCTTAAACCATTGCAATAGTTTCATTGCTCTTTTTTGAGCTAAAGTGCTCCCTAATAAAACAACTTCAAGAAGCAAAGGAACAATCCTAGCTTGTTCCATTTTCTCTCTTTGTGATGAACTTTGATGTGctaaaatcatcaaaatataaaCCGATAATTCTTGGCATTTTGGTTTATCTTCCCATGATAAAATCTCAACAAAATTTAGTGGCACCATTGAATTGTTCTCTATTGCTTTTTTTCCCATTAAAGTCACTAACAAGTTACCTAATGTAGCAAGTGCTTTTTCTGAAATTTCTTTCACTAAGGAAAGCTCCAAGAGAATTGAGACAACCCCATAAGAAA
Protein-coding sequences here:
- the LOC101499915 gene encoding uncharacterized protein YNL011C: MVDTFLLGPTFTFPTSNKIFISSSMASFPIPSSPNHHHPLCYSNPNNPPNPHPSLLVFSGGTAFNGVVEDLKNFTTRVAHVLPVSDDGGSTAEIVRVLGGPAVGDIRSRCLRLSDQSTAEALAVRNLLGHRLPLDPFQAKSEWYSIVEGDHDLWKGVSKPYRETIRAFLVYFQNQILCRSEGSFCFSNGSIGNFFFAGARIFFQSLDAAIFLFSRVSDIPPESLVLPVISTNDRLTLGCELWDGTIIRGQNEISHPTSGTMEPIKKESFSAPALPSKIKRVFYMSSEGKNLLHEVFPSANVAVLEQLNNVDCIVYGMGSLFTSICPSLVLLGIGEIISSRSCLKVLMLNGTRDRETNGFSTSCFVTAITDALNRTYGEPHNRLQNLPSQYINTLLVPRNSEISVDADCLAAQGIFDVIVVDSLLDPKVGIVYDPKSLIRALADLIERYMKS